Proteins from one Carcharodon carcharias isolate sCarCar2 chromosome 37 unlocalized genomic scaffold, sCarCar2.pri SUPER_37_unloc_1, whole genome shotgun sequence genomic window:
- the LOC121274569 gene encoding histone H3-like: MSGRGKGGKGLGKGGAKRHRKVLRDNIQGITKPAIRRLARRGGVKRISGLIYEETRGVLKVFLENVIRDAVTYTEHAKRKTVTAMDVVYALKRQGRAAFTQFKIQTGVSKMARTKQTARKSTGGKAPRKQLATKAARKSAPATGGVKKPHRYRPGTVALREIRRYQKSTELLIRKLPFQRLVREIAQDFKTDLRFQSSAVMALQEASEAYLVGLFEDTNLCAIHAKRVTIMPKDIQLARRIRGERA, from the exons ATGTCTGGTAGAGGGAAAGGAGGCAAGGGACTAGGTAAAGGCGGAGCAAAACGGCACCGCAAAGTGCTTCGTGATAATATCCAGGGTATCACCAAACCAGCAATCCGCCGCCTGGCTCGCCGTGGCGGTGTCAAGCGGATCTCGGGTTTGATCTATGAGGAGACTCGTGGGGTGCTGAAGGTTTTTCTGGAGAATGTGATCAGGGATGCGGTCACCTACACTGAACACGCCAAGCGCAAGACGGTCACTGCCATGGATGTGGTGTACGCTCTGAAACGCCAGGGTC GCGCTGCCTTTACACAGTTCAAAATACAGACTGGTGTTTCT AAAATGGCCAGGACCAAGCAGACAGCGCGCAAATCGACTGGAGGGAAAGCTCCCCGCAAACAGCTGGCTACCAAAGCGGCCCGGAAGAGCGCTCCAGCCACGGGCGGAGTGAAGAAGCCTCATCGCTACAGACCCGGCACTGTGGCTCTGAGGGAGATCCGCCGCTACCAGAAATCCACCGAGCTGCTCATCCGCAAACTGCCCTTCCAGCGCCTGGTGCGAGAgatcgctcaggacttcaagacaGACCTGCGCTTCCAGAGCTCGGCCGTCATGGCCCTGCAGGAGGCCAGCGAGGCTTACCTGGTGGGGCTCTTTGAGGACACCAACCTGTGCGCCATCCACGCCAAGCGAGTCACCATCATGCCCAAAGACATCCAGCTGGCCCGCCGCATCCGCGGGGAACGCGCCTAA
- the LOC121274536 gene encoding histone H2A-like, giving the protein MSGRGKTGGKVRSKAKSRSSRAGLQFPVGRVHRLLRKGNYAERVGAGAPVYLAAVLEYLTAEILELAGNAARDNKKTRIIPRHLQLAVRNDEELNKLLGGVTIAQGGVLPNIQAVLLPKKTSAAAGSKTK; this is encoded by the coding sequence ATGTCTGGAAGAGGAAAGACCGGCGGTAAAGTTCGGTCCAAGGCTAAGTCTCGCTCCTCCCGGGCTGGACTGCAGTTTCCGGTGGGCCGTGTTCACAGGCTCCTGAGAAAGGGCAACTATGCTGAGCGTGTGGGTGCCGGAGCCCCGGTCTATCTGGCTGCTGTGCTGGAGTATCTGACGGCTGAAATCCTCGAGCTGGCCGGTAACGCGGCCCGGGACAACAAGAAGACCCGCATCATCCCCAGACACCTGCAGCTGGCCGTCCGCAACGAcgaggagctcaacaagctgctgggagggGTGACCATCGCTCAGGGCGGGGTGCTGCCTAATATCCAGGCCgtgctgctgcccaagaaaaccAGCGCCGCTGCGGGCTCGAAGACCAAGTGA
- the LOC121274544 gene encoding histone H2B: MVEEKKKPVAKKGAKKAVSKPTGKGGKKRRKSRKESYSIYIYKVMKQVHPDTGISSKAMSIMNSFVNDIFERIAGEASRLAHYNKRSTISSREIQTAVRLLLPGELAKHAVSEGTKAVTKYTSSK, translated from the coding sequence ATGGTTGAAGAGAAGAAGAAACCAGTTGCTAAGAAAGGCGCCAAGAAAGCGGTGAGTAAACCGACAGGAAAGGGCGGCAAGAAGCGGCGAAAGTCGAGGAAGGAGAGTTactccatctacatctacaaagtgatgaagcaggttcaccccgacaccggcatctcctccaaggccatgagcatcatgaactcgtTCGTGAACGATATTTTCGAGCGCATCGCGGGTGAGGCTTCCcgcctggcccattacaacaagcgcagcaccatcagctcccgggagatccagaccgccgtgcgcctgctgctgcccggggaactggccaagcacgccgtgtcggaagggacaaaggcggtgaccaagtacaccagctccaagtaa
- the LOC121274499 gene encoding late histone H2B.L4-like, translated as MSLKHDHKTSSQEGSQESLKETGSERRRRLRKESYSIYIYKVMKQVHPDTGISSKAMRIMNSFVSDIFERIAGEASRLAHYNKRSTISSREIQTAVRLLLPGELAKHAVSEGTKAVTKYTSSK; from the exons ATGAGTCTCAAACACGATCACA aaaccAGCTCCCAAGAAGGGAGCCAAGAAAGCCTTAAAGAAACCGGTAGCGAAAGGCGGCGAAGGTTGAGGAAGGAGAGTTactccatctacatctacaaagtgatgaagcaggttcaccccgACACCGGCATCTCATCTAAGGCCATGAGGATCATGAACTCGTTCGTGAGCGATATTTTCGAGCGCATCGCGGGTGAGGCTTCCcgcctggcccattacaacaagcgcagcaccatcagctcccgggagatccagaccgccgtgcgcctgctgctgcccggggaactggccaagcacgccgtgtcggaagggacaaaggcggtgaccaagtacaccagctccaagtaa
- the LOC121274533 gene encoding histone H2A-like, whose protein sequence is MSGRGKTSGKVRSKAKSRSSRAGLQFPVGRVHRLLRKGNYAERVGAGAPVYLAAVLEYLTAEILELAGNAARDNKKTRIIPRHLQLAVRNDEELNKLLGGVTIAQGGVLPNIQAVLLPKKTSAAAGSKTK, encoded by the coding sequence ATGTCTGGAAGAGGAAAGACCAGCGGAAAAGTTCGGTCCAAGGCCAAGTCTCGCTCCTCCCGGGCTGGACTGCAGTTCCCGGTGGGCCGTGTTCACAGGCTCCTGAGAAAGGGCAACTATGCTGAGCGTGTGGGTGCCGGAGCCCCGGTCTATCTGGCTGCTGTGCTGGAGTATCTGACGGCTGAAATCCTCGAGCTGGCTGGTAACGCGGCCCGGGACAACAAGAAGACCCGCATCATCCCCAGACACCTGCAGCTGGCCGTCCGCAACGAcgaggagctcaacaagctgctgggagggGTGACCATCGCTCAGGGCGGGGTGCTGCCTAATATCCAGGCCgtgctgctgcccaagaaaaccAGCGCCGCTGCGGGCTCGAAGACCAAGTGA